Part of the Nocardia farcinica genome, TCTTTACTATTGAGGCGGCCCGTGGGCGAACGGGTCGCGGCTCGCCGAAGTGCCCTGGTCAATGCCTTGCGCGCACGCCACATCTCCACCGACATCCCACGCCCGTGCATGTTCCACCGATGGACCGTCCGGACCGCGCGGCTCCGGCGGCGAAGGAGAAATATGTTCACCGAGCAGAGTGAAACGCCAACGCTGCGAACATGTTCCGTGTTCGAAGTGGGCTGGGTCACCCGGTGTCGATCGTTATGACTGATCACACTTGACGTCCACTTCTCAGGTTTTACTAAGCCTTTGCCAATAGCGTTGCCTGCGTTTACTTCCCGGCCCATCGCCGTGTCGGGAACTGCTTCACCGCGAGATGCCGGTTCGCGGTCAATTGCCCTGCTGGACAAGTCGATCGTCAACCGACCTCGGCCGGCGCGTCACCTGGCGCCGGGCGAGTCGGCGAAGGAGAAATCATGGCTGTACTGAGCGATCACGCGCCCCCCTCGTCCCCGGCCCCCGCGGAAGGAGGTCCGGCGGCAGGCCGCGGAAGACTGGCTTCGATTGTGCGCCACGATCTTTCGGCCTCCATCGTGGTCTTCCTCGTCGCATTGCCGCTCTCGCTCGGCATCGCGCTGGCCTCCGGCGCCCCGGTCGCGGCCGGACTCATCGCCGCCGTCGTCGGCGGCATCGTGGTGGGCTGCCTGGGCGGCTCCGTCCTGCAGGTGAGCGGCCCCGCGGCCGGGCTCACCGTCGTCGTCGCCGAGTCGATCGCCCAATTCGGCTGGCGCGTCACCTGTTTCATCGTCGTCGCGGCCGGTGCGCTGCAGATCCTGTTCGGGCTGAGTCGGATCGCGCGCGCCGCGCTCGCCGTGGCGCCGGTGGTGGTGCACGCGATGCTGGCGGGCATCGGCGTCACGATCGCCCTGCAGCAGGTGCACGTGTTGCTCGGCGGGTCGTCACACAGTTCGGCGTGGCACAACATCACCGCGCTGCCCGGCCGGCTCACGTCGATGAACACCGGCGCCGCACTGGTGGGCGTGCTGGTCGTGGCGGTGATGCTGGGCTGGAAGTACCTGCCGGAGAAGGTCCGGGTGGTGCCCGGCCCGCTGGTGGCCGTGGTCGCGGCCACCGTGCTGTCGCTGGTGCTGCCGCTGGACGTGGAGCGGATCGTGCTGAGCAGCTCGCTGTTCGAGGCGATCGAACTGCCGCAGATCCCCGACGGCGGCTGGGCCCCGGTGGCGCTGATGGTGCTGACCATCGCGCTGATCGCCAGCGTGGAGAGCCTGCTCTCGGCGGTGGCCGTGGACAAGATGCACTCCGGGCCGCGTACGAACTTCGACCGGGAGCTGGTCGGCCAAGGCTCGGCCAACATGCTCTCGGGCATGCTCGGCGGCCTGCCGGTGACCGGTGTGATCGTGCGGAGCGCGACCAACGTGCAGGCCGGGGCGCGCAGCCGGGCCTCAGCGGTGCTGCACGGGGTGTGGTTGCTGTTGTTCTCGGTGGCGCTGGTCGGGGTGGTCGAGCAGATCCCCAAGGCCGCACTGGCCGGTCTGCTCATCGTCATCGGCATCCAGCTGGTCAAGATCGCCCACATCAAGCTCGCCAGCCGCACCGGCGATCTGCTCGTCTACGCCGTCACGATCCTCGGCGTGGTCTTCCTCAACCTGCTCGAGGGCGTGATCATCGGCCTGGTGCTGGCCTTCGCGCTGCTGCTGTGGCGGGTGGTGCGGGTGACGATCGTGGCCGAGCAGATACCGCAGTCGCAGCGCTGGCTGGTGCGCATCGACGGCTCGTGCACCTTCCTCGCCCTGCCGCGACTGTCCGGCGAACTGGCGAAGGTGCCTGCCGGCGCCGACGTGACCGTGGAGATGACCGTCGACTTCCTCGATCACGCCGCGCTCGAGGCGTTGCAGGACTGGGTGCGCCAGCAGGAAAGCGGCGGCGGCAGCGTCGAATTCGTCGAGATCGGCAGCGTGCGCATGGCCGACGCGCTGGCCGGACCGCCCGCACGCGGATTCGGCAGGGCGATGTGGGAGGAGATCCTCGGGCCCTGGCGGCGCGACGAGAAGCACCTGGACCCGGTGACCGCGGGGGTGGCGGCCTACCACCGCAGCCACGCGCACGTCGTCCGCCGCCACCTGGACGAGCTCGTCCACCGGCAGGACCCGGACTCGTTCTTCCTCACCTGCTCGGACTCGCGCATCGTCCCGAACGTCATCACCAACAGCGGACCCGGCGACCTGTTCACCGTGCGCAACGTCGGCAATCTGGTCCCCGCCACCGGCGACGCCTCGGTGGAGGCGGCGCTGGTCTTCGCCCTGGAGGAGCTGAACGTGCGCTGCGTGGTGGTGTGCGGGCACTCCAGCTGCGGAGCCATGGGCGCGCTGTACGGCGGCGGCGACGCCGCACCGGGCATCGAGTCGTGGCTGGCGCACGCGCGACCGAGCCTGGAACGCTTCCGGGCCGGGCATCCGGTGGCCGAGGCGGCGCGTGCGGCCGGATTCGGTGAGGTCGACCAGTTGAGCATGGTGAACGTCGCGGTGCAGTTGGAGACGTTGCAGCGCCATCCCGCCGTGCGGCGCGCGGTCGCCGAACGCGGGGTCACCGTCGCCGGGCTGTTCTTCGACATCGCCAGCGCGCGGGTCGTGGAGATCACCGCCGACGGGATCGTCCACATCGACGAGGCTCGCGGGCGTCGTCAGGTGCCGGAGCCGGTCTGAATCTCTAGGCTGGCGCTGTGAGCAGCGAGCTGGACCAGCAGACCGGGTCGGCGCCGATGGGCCGCCTGCGCGCCTTCCGCGCGCGGGTGGCCGCCCGGCCGACGCTGAATCTCGCCTATCGGATCGGTGTCGGTGTGGTCGGCGCGGTCGTGCTGGCCATCGGCATCATCGCCATCCCGTATCCCGGCCCGGGCTGGGCGATGGTCTTCGCCGGCCTGGGCATCCTGGCCAGCGAGTTCGCCTGGGCCCAGCGCGCGTTGCGCTGGCTGCGCGATCGCTATCGCCAGGTCATGGCGTGGTACTCGGCGCGCGGCCTCGGCATCCGGATCCTTGGGGCGGTGGGTACCGCGGCGGTCGTGGTCGCGACGCTGTGGGTGCTCGGCACCTTCGGGCTGGTCGGCGGCTGGTTCGGCCTCGAGTGGGAGTGGTTGCGCGGGCCACTGCAGCGATGAACACGGCGCCCGGCACCGCGCTCACCGACCCGGCCTGGGTGCGTGCGCACATCACCGCGCTCGGCCGCTCCTGGGGCGCCTCGACACCCCGCGCCGCGGGCACCCTCTGGTGGTCGATGGTCGCCTCCGCGCTGGTCGAGCCGCTCGTCACGGCGACGGCCGCGGGCCGGACACCGCCCGCGCTCGGCCTCGGTCGCCTCGTCTGCGTGGTGCGGCCCGACGGCGGTGTCGACCGCGTCCTCGACCAGGCCGCGACCCCCGAAACCGCGCCGCCGCCGGTCGGGGCCCGGACCGGTGTCGTATCCGGTGGTGGCGCATCGGCGGGCGACGCTGCCACCGATACCGCGTCCCCCGGGGGCGCGCCCACCGCACCCGATGACGCGACGACCGCTCTCCACGACGCCCTCGCCGCCGTCGTCCCCGTCGTGGCGGACAGCTGCGGCGCGGGCATCCCGGCCCTCTGGGCGATCGTCGCCGACGCGCTCGGCAACCGCGCCGTCGACGCGGGAGCGCCCGCGGTCGCGGTCGAGCTGGCCGCGCGCCTCGGCCCGCCCCTGCCCACCCCACGCTTCGTCGAGGTCGGTGGCCGGACCTTCGTGCACCGCGTCTCCTGCTGTCTGGTCTACGAACTGCCCGGTAGCGGGCTGTGCACCAGCTGCCCGAAACGGCCCGCCGCCGAACGGGCCGCGCTGCTCGCCGAGCACGCCGCACGCCGGTGAGCGGATTCGCCCGCGACCCGGCGGAGCAGCGGTGGCGGGGCGAGCACCGATCACCCGGTCCATCGGCGCGCCGGGGTGCCGGTGCCGATAGCATGGTCGCGCCGGAGCGGATACGCCGCCGGTGATGCCGCGCGGGAACCTGCCCGCCCACGAGAACGCCAAGGAGAGCGCCGCCGTGACGACCTCAGCCCCGATCAGTCCGTCCACCCTCGTCCGGGTGCCGGCCGGGACTACGGCGGGCGCCGCGGTACGGGAGGCGGGCCTGCCGACCAAGGGCCCCGACACCATCGTCGTCGTCCGCGACGCCGAAGGCGCCCTGCGCGACCTGTCCTGGATCCCCGACACCGACGTCGAGGTGGAGGCCGTGCCCGCCTCGACCGAAGCCGGGCGCAGCGTGATCCGCCATTCGGCCGCGCACGTGCTGGCCCAGGCCGTGCAGCAGGAGTTCCCCGAGGCCAAACTCGGCATCGGCCCGCCCATCAAGGACGGCTTCTACTACGACTTCCAGGTCGAGCGCCCCTTCACCCCGGAGGATCTGGCCCGGCTGGAATCGCGGATGAAGAAGATCATCAAAGGTGCGCAGCGCTTCTCGCGCCGGGTGGTCGAGATCGAGGAGGCCAGGGCCGAGCTGGCGAACGAGCCGTTCAAGCTCGAGCTGATCAGCGACAAGTCCGGCATCGACGACCCCGAGGTCATGGAGGTGGGCGGCAAGGAGCTGACCATCTACGACAATCTCGACCCGCGCACGGGCGAGAAGGTGTGGGGCGACCTGTGCCGCGGCCCGCACATCCCCACCACCAAGTTCATCCCCGCCTTCAAGCTCACCCGCAGCTCGGCCGCGTACTGGCGCGGTGACCAGAACCGCGAGGACCTGCAGCGCATCTACGG contains:
- a CDS encoding SulP family inorganic anion transporter codes for the protein MAVLSDHAPPSSPAPAEGGPAAGRGRLASIVRHDLSASIVVFLVALPLSLGIALASGAPVAAGLIAAVVGGIVVGCLGGSVLQVSGPAAGLTVVVAESIAQFGWRVTCFIVVAAGALQILFGLSRIARAALAVAPVVVHAMLAGIGVTIALQQVHVLLGGSSHSSAWHNITALPGRLTSMNTGAALVGVLVVAVMLGWKYLPEKVRVVPGPLVAVVAATVLSLVLPLDVERIVLSSSLFEAIELPQIPDGGWAPVALMVLTIALIASVESLLSAVAVDKMHSGPRTNFDRELVGQGSANMLSGMLGGLPVTGVIVRSATNVQAGARSRASAVLHGVWLLLFSVALVGVVEQIPKAALAGLLIVIGIQLVKIAHIKLASRTGDLLVYAVTILGVVFLNLLEGVIIGLVLAFALLLWRVVRVTIVAEQIPQSQRWLVRIDGSCTFLALPRLSGELAKVPAGADVTVEMTVDFLDHAALEALQDWVRQQESGGGSVEFVEIGSVRMADALAGPPARGFGRAMWEEILGPWRRDEKHLDPVTAGVAAYHRSHAHVVRRHLDELVHRQDPDSFFLTCSDSRIVPNVITNSGPGDLFTVRNVGNLVPATGDASVEAALVFALEELNVRCVVVCGHSSCGAMGALYGGGDAAPGIESWLAHARPSLERFRAGHPVAEAARAAGFGEVDQLSMVNVAVQLETLQRHPAVRRAVAERGVTVAGLFFDIASARVVEITADGIVHIDEARGRRQVPEPV
- a CDS encoding (2Fe-2S)-binding protein codes for the protein MNTAPGTALTDPAWVRAHITALGRSWGASTPRAAGTLWWSMVASALVEPLVTATAAGRTPPALGLGRLVCVVRPDGGVDRVLDQAATPETAPPPVGARTGVVSGGGASAGDAATDTASPGGAPTAPDDATTALHDALAAVVPVVADSCGAGIPALWAIVADALGNRAVDAGAPAVAVELAARLGPPLPTPRFVEVGGRTFVHRVSCCLVYELPGSGLCTSCPKRPAAERAALLAEHAARR
- a CDS encoding TIGR02611 family protein, which gives rise to MGRLRAFRARVAARPTLNLAYRIGVGVVGAVVLAIGIIAIPYPGPGWAMVFAGLGILASEFAWAQRALRWLRDRYRQVMAWYSARGLGIRILGAVGTAAVVVATLWVLGTFGLVGGWFGLEWEWLRGPLQR